A window of Candidatus Sericytochromatia bacterium genomic DNA:
GCCCTGCACCACCGCCTGATTGCTCTCTGGATTGACCCGCAAGACCTCACCGGTCTTGCCGCGGTCGCCACCCTCGGCCTCCTTGCGGCCGGCGGTGACCATCACGATGTCACCCTTCTTGATGCGCTGCATGGTCGCTGATCTCCAATCGTCTGACTAGATGACTTCCGGAGCCAGCGAGATGATCTTCATGAAGTTCTTGTCACGAAGCTCGCGGGCGATCGGACCAAACACGCGGGTCCCCCGGGGGTTGTTGTCTTTGTTGATGATGACGGCCGCGTTCTCATCGAACTTGATGTAAGAGCCGTCGACCCGACGCACGCCCTTGCGGGAGCGAACGACGACGGCCTTGACCACGTCCGACTTCTTCACGGGCATGTTGGGAATGGCATCCTTCACGACGGCCACGATGATGTCGCCGATGTTGGCGAAGGTGCGGTTACCACCACCCACGACGCGAATGCACATCAGCTCGCGCGCGCCGGTGTTGTCGGCAACCGTCAATCGGGATTGTTGTTGGATCATGATGAGTGTCCTTCGGTAGCGCCCGACCGGGCGAAAGCCTTACTGGGCGCGTTCCACGATCTCGATGAGCCGCCACGACTTGTCCTTCGACAGCGGGCGAGTTTCCTCGATCCGGACGACGTCTCCTTCACGCGCGGTGTCTTCCTCATCATGCGCCTTGAAGGTATTGGTGCGCTTGACGAGCTTCTTGTAACGGCCGTGCGGAACGGTGCTCTCGACCGCCACAACGACAGTCTTTTGCATCTTGTCCGAGACGACCTTGCCAGTAATTACACGCTTGGGCATTGGTTGGTTTCCTTAGTGGTCTATTGCGCGGCAGCGGTCGCCTGGGTCTCGCGGAGAACCGTCTGTAAAACCGCGATGCGGTTCCGAACTTCGCCGATCTGGGCGGTGTTCTCCAACTGACGGATGGCGAGCTGGAAACGAAGTTTGAACAAGTCTTCCTTGGCTTCCTTGAGTTTGGCGCGAATGTCGGCCTCCGGCAGGCCTCTGAACTCTTGCAGTTCCTTTTTGCTGGTCTTAGTCTTCACGGGCGCCTCCTTCAGCGGCCGCCAACTGGGCTTGTTGCTCGGCACGGCTGACAAACTTCGTCGCGATCGGAAGCTTGTGAGCCGCCAAGCGCATCGCTTCACGGGCCAACTCCTCCGTCACCCCGTTCATCTCGAACAGGATGCGGCCAGGCTTGACCACGGCCACCCAGTACTCGGGCGCACCCTTACCGGAACCCATGCGGGTTTCAGCAGGCTTGGCCGTCACGGGCTTGTCAGGGAAAACACGAATCCAGATCTTCCCACCACGCTTGATCGAGCGAGTCATCGCGCGACGCGCGGCCTCGATCTGACGGGAGGTGATCCAGGCGGGGTCGAGCGCAACCAGGCCGAAATCGCCAAAGTTGACCTGCGTGCCCCGGGTTTCGTGGCCAGAACGGTCGCCACGGTGGTGGCGCCGGAATTTGGTGCGTTTAGGCATCAACATGGATGAAATCCTCGGTATAGGGAGCCGCCTCTGGAGGACCAGAGGCGGTCACACCAGCATGCAACTAGTCTTCAGCAGCGTCTTTCGACTCCGCGGCCCGCTCACGCCGACCACGACCCTCGCCACGCTCGCCCTTATCAGTCCGCTCGCGACGACGCGGTGCGGCGGCTTCGGGAGCCACCTCGGCACCAGGGATAACCTCGCCCTTGAAGACCCAGACCTTGACGCCGATCACGCCGTAAACAGTCTGTG
This region includes:
- the rplN gene encoding 50S ribosomal protein L14, with amino-acid sequence MIQQQSRLTVADNTGARELMCIRVVGGGNRTFANIGDIIVAVVKDAIPNMPVKKSDVVKAVVVRSRKGVRRVDGSYIKFDENAAVIINKDNNPRGTRVFGPIARELRDKNFMKIISLAPEVI
- the rpsQ gene encoding 30S ribosomal protein S17; translated protein: MPKRVITGKVVSDKMQKTVVVAVESTVPHGRYKKLVKRTNTFKAHDEEDTAREGDVVRIEETRPLSKDKSWRLIEIVERAQ
- the rpmC gene encoding 50S ribosomal protein L29, which translates into the protein MQEFRGLPEADIRAKLKEAKEDLFKLRFQLAIRQLENTAQIGEVRNRIAVLQTVLRETQATAAAQ
- the rplP gene encoding 50S ribosomal protein L16 — translated: MLMPKRTKFRRHHRGDRSGHETRGTQVNFGDFGLVALDPAWITSRQIEAARRAMTRSIKRGGKIWIRVFPDKPVTAKPAETRMGSGKGAPEYWVAVVKPGRILFEMNGVTEELAREAMRLAAHKLPIATKFVSRAEQQAQLAAAEGGARED